The following proteins are encoded in a genomic region of Mycobacterium kiyosense:
- the trpG gene encoding glutamine amidotransferase, with protein sequence MRILVVDNYDSFVFNLVQYLGQLGVEATVWRNDDSRLSDAEEVAAQFDGVLLSPGPGTPERAGASISLVRACAASGTPLLGVCLGHQAIGVAFGATVDRAPELLHGKTSSVYHTNVGVLQGLPDPFTATRYHSLTILPESLPAQLDAIAHTRSGVIMAVRHTELPIHGVQFHPESILTEGGHRMLANWLSYCGWARDDTLVRRLENEVLTAIRPHFPGETGDAAGTTDRTSA encoded by the coding sequence ATGCGGATCCTGGTCGTCGACAACTACGACAGCTTCGTGTTCAACCTGGTCCAGTACCTGGGCCAGCTGGGCGTCGAGGCCACCGTCTGGCGCAATGACGACTCCCGCCTCTCCGACGCCGAGGAGGTCGCCGCCCAGTTCGACGGTGTCCTGCTCAGCCCGGGCCCGGGCACGCCGGAACGTGCCGGGGCTTCGATCAGCCTGGTGCGCGCGTGCGCCGCGAGCGGCACCCCGCTGCTCGGTGTATGCCTGGGGCACCAGGCCATCGGTGTGGCGTTCGGCGCCACCGTGGACCGCGCTCCGGAGTTGCTGCACGGCAAGACCAGCAGCGTGTATCACACCAATGTTGGTGTGCTGCAAGGCCTTCCGGATCCCTTCACGGCCACCAGATACCACTCGCTGACCATTCTGCCGGAGTCGCTGCCGGCCCAGCTCGACGCCATCGCGCACACCCGCAGCGGCGTGATCATGGCCGTACGGCACACCGAGTTGCCCATCCACGGCGTCCAATTCCACCCGGAGTCGATCCTGACCGAGGGCGGCCACCGGATGCTGGCCAACTGGCTCAGCTACTGCGGCTGGGCGCGCGACGACACCCTGGTGCGCCGACTGGAGAACGAAGTCCTCACCGCTATACGCCCGCACTTTCCCGGCGAGACGGGTGACGCGGCGGGGACTACTGACCGAACTTCAGCGTGA
- the pknB gene encoding serine/threonine-protein kinase PknB, whose amino-acid sequence MTTPRHLSDRYELGDILGFGGMSEVHLARDTRLHRDVAVKVLRADLARDPSFYLRFRREAQNAAALNHPAIVAVYDTGEAETPAGPLPYIVMEYVDGVTLRDIVHTDGPMTPKRAIEVIADACQALNFSHQNGIIHRDVKPANIMISSTNAVKVMDFGIARAIADSGNSVTQTAAVIGTAQYLSPEQARGDSVDARSDVYSLGCVLYEMLTGEPPFTGDTPVSVAYQHVREDPVPPSERHEGISPDLDAVVLKALAKNPENRYQTAAEMRADLVRVHNGETPEAPKVLTGAERRSMLSSGGPGHGGPRTDPLPRQRFDDSDNRGAASVGRWVAVVAVLAVLTVIVTIAINTFGGNTRKVQVPDVRGQTAADAIASLQNKGFKTRTQQKPDSGIQPDHVIGTDPTASASVPAGDEITINVSTGPEQRELPDVSSLTYAEAVKKLSAAGFTKFKQSSAPSSPEMAGKVTGTNPPANQTSAITNVITIIVGSGPETKQIPDVAGQTVDMAQKNLTVYGFSRFSQASVDSTRTAGDVIATNPPAGTTVPVDSVIELQVSKGNQFVMPDLSGMFWTDAEPRLRALGWTGVLDKGPDVDAGGAQHNKIVFQSPAAGNGVNRDGVITLKFGQ is encoded by the coding sequence ATGACCACCCCTCGGCATCTGTCCGACCGTTATGAACTGGGCGACATCCTCGGCTTCGGGGGCATGTCCGAAGTTCACCTCGCCCGCGACACCCGGCTGCACCGCGACGTCGCGGTCAAGGTGCTGCGCGCCGACCTGGCCCGCGACCCCAGCTTCTACCTGCGGTTCCGTCGGGAAGCGCAGAACGCGGCGGCGCTCAACCACCCCGCGATCGTCGCGGTCTACGACACCGGCGAGGCCGAGACCCCCGCCGGACCGCTGCCCTACATCGTGATGGAGTACGTCGACGGCGTCACGTTGCGCGACATCGTGCACACCGACGGCCCGATGACACCCAAGCGCGCCATCGAGGTGATCGCCGACGCCTGCCAGGCGCTGAACTTCAGCCACCAGAACGGGATCATCCACCGCGACGTCAAGCCGGCGAACATCATGATCAGCTCGACCAACGCGGTCAAGGTGATGGACTTCGGCATCGCCCGCGCGATCGCCGACAGCGGCAACAGCGTCACCCAGACCGCGGCAGTGATCGGCACCGCGCAATACCTTTCGCCCGAGCAGGCTCGCGGCGACTCCGTGGATGCCCGCTCCGACGTGTATTCGCTGGGCTGCGTGTTGTACGAGATGCTCACCGGGGAGCCGCCTTTCACCGGTGACACGCCGGTGTCGGTCGCCTACCAGCATGTCCGGGAAGACCCCGTTCCGCCGTCCGAACGGCACGAGGGGATCTCCCCGGACCTCGATGCCGTGGTACTCAAGGCGCTGGCCAAGAATCCGGAGAACCGGTATCAGACCGCCGCGGAGATGCGCGCCGACCTGGTGCGGGTCCACAACGGCGAGACGCCGGAGGCGCCCAAGGTGCTGACCGGCGCCGAGCGCAGGTCGATGCTGTCGTCCGGCGGCCCGGGCCACGGTGGTCCCCGCACCGACCCGCTGCCCAGGCAGCGTTTCGACGACTCCGACAATCGGGGGGCCGCCTCAGTCGGCCGCTGGGTGGCTGTGGTCGCGGTGCTGGCGGTGCTGACGGTGATCGTGACGATCGCGATCAACACGTTCGGCGGCAACACCCGCAAGGTGCAGGTTCCCGACGTGCGCGGCCAGACGGCCGCCGACGCGATCGCCTCGCTGCAGAACAAGGGCTTCAAGACGCGCACCCAGCAGAAGCCGGACTCCGGCATCCAGCCCGATCACGTCATCGGCACCGACCCGACGGCCAGTGCGTCGGTCCCGGCCGGTGACGAGATCACCATCAACGTGTCCACCGGGCCCGAGCAGCGCGAGCTGCCCGACGTTTCGTCACTGACCTACGCCGAGGCGGTCAAGAAACTCAGCGCCGCCGGGTTCACCAAGTTCAAGCAGTCCAGCGCGCCGTCCAGCCCGGAGATGGCGGGCAAGGTGACCGGGACGAACCCGCCGGCCAACCAGACGTCGGCGATCACCAACGTGATCACGATCATCGTGGGGTCGGGGCCGGAGACCAAGCAGATTCCGGACGTCGCGGGCCAGACGGTGGACATGGCGCAGAAAAACCTGACCGTGTACGGCTTTTCGCGATTCAGCCAGGCGTCGGTGGACAGCACACGCACCGCCGGCGACGTGATCGCCACCAACCCGCCCGCGGGGACCACCGTTCCGGTCGATTCGGTGATCGAATTGCAGGTGTCCAAGGGCAACCAGTTCGTGATGCCCGACCTGTCGGGCATGTTCTGGACGGACGCCGAACCGCGGTTGCGCGCACTGGGCTGGACCGGGGTTCTGGACAAGGGGCCCGACGTGGATGCCGGGGGCGCCCAGCACAACAAGATCGTCTTTCAGAGCCCGGCGGCCGGCAACGGCGTGAACCGGGACGGCGTGATCACGCTGAAGTTCGGTCAGTAG
- the pknA gene encoding serine/threonine-protein kinase PknA — protein sequence MSPRVGVTLSGRYRLQRLIATGGMGQVWEAVDNRLGRRVAVKVLKQEFSQDPEFIERFRAEARTTAMLNHPGIAQVHDYGESALDGEGRTAYLVMELVNGEPLNSVLKRTGRLSLRHALDMLEQTGRALQVAHAAGLVHRDVKPGNILITPTGQVKITDFGIAKAVDAAPVTQTGMVMGTAQYIAPEQALGHDATPASDVYALGVVGYEVVSGKRPFTGDGALTVAMKHIKEPPPPLPADLPPNVRELIEITLVKNPSQRYRSGGPFADAVAAVRAGRRPPRPSQSPPAGRAAPAAIPSATPARIAPTPVARTTAPRRSAQTSSRRPPPARRTFSSGQRALLWAAGVLGALAIIIAVLIVMKSGNGNSQETPRTVPNTGSGQVSIDDSGAAPGLRVNWTDRGETGTPGVLARYETTR from the coding sequence ATGAGTCCCCGCGTCGGGGTGACGCTGTCCGGCCGCTACCGGCTGCAGCGGCTCATCGCCACCGGTGGGATGGGCCAGGTCTGGGAGGCGGTGGACAACCGCCTGGGCCGGCGCGTCGCCGTCAAAGTGCTCAAGCAGGAGTTCTCCCAGGACCCCGAGTTCATCGAGCGGTTCCGGGCCGAAGCCCGCACCACCGCCATGCTCAACCACCCCGGCATCGCCCAAGTGCACGACTACGGCGAAAGCGCACTGGACGGCGAAGGCCGCACCGCGTATCTGGTGATGGAGCTGGTCAACGGGGAACCGCTGAACTCGGTGCTCAAACGCACCGGTCGGCTGTCGCTGCGGCACGCGCTGGACATGCTCGAGCAGACCGGCCGCGCACTGCAGGTTGCGCACGCCGCCGGCCTGGTGCACCGCGACGTCAAACCGGGCAACATCCTGATCACCCCCACCGGTCAGGTCAAGATCACCGACTTCGGTATCGCCAAGGCCGTCGACGCGGCACCGGTGACCCAGACCGGGATGGTGATGGGCACGGCCCAGTACATCGCACCCGAGCAGGCCCTGGGCCACGACGCGACGCCGGCCAGCGACGTCTACGCCCTGGGCGTGGTCGGCTACGAGGTGGTGTCGGGCAAGCGGCCGTTCACCGGGGACGGCGCCCTGACGGTGGCAATGAAGCACATCAAGGAGCCGCCGCCCCCGCTGCCCGCCGACCTGCCGCCCAACGTCCGCGAGCTCATCGAGATCACGCTGGTGAAGAATCCCAGCCAGCGCTATCGCAGCGGGGGACCGTTCGCCGACGCGGTGGCCGCGGTGCGGGCCGGCCGCCGACCGCCGCGACCCAGCCAGTCACCGCCGGCCGGCCGGGCCGCGCCCGCGGCGATCCCGTCGGCCACCCCGGCGCGGATTGCACCGACCCCGGTCGCCCGGACCACCGCGCCCCGCCGCTCAGCCCAGACTTCGAGTCGCCGCCCCCCACCGGCCCGGCGCACGTTCTCCTCGGGTCAGCGGGCGTTGTTGTGGGCTGCCGGCGTGCTCGGGGCACTGGCGATCATCATCGCGGTGCTCATCGTGATGAAGTCGGGCAACGGCAACAGTCAGGAGACGCCGCGGACCGTCCCGAACACCGGAAGCGGACAGGTCAGCATCGACGACTCCGGTGCTGCACCCGGCCTGCGGGTCAATTGGACGGATCGCGGTGAAACGGGTACTCCTGGGGTGCTGGCCCGATACGAGACAACACGATGA
- the pbpA gene encoding penicillin-binding protein A has translation MNTSLRRISMTVMALIVLLLLNATMTQVFTADGLRADPRNQRVLLDEYSRQRGQIIAGGQLLAYSVATDSRFRFLRVYPNPAVYAPVTGFYSLRYSSTGLERAEDLLLNGSDERLFGRRLADFFTGRDPRGGNVDTTINPRIQQAAWDAMQEGCGASPCRGAVVALEPSTGKILALVSSPSYDPNLLASHNPDVQAQAWQTLRDSPDSPLINRAISETYPPGSTFKVITTAAALAAGANENQQLTSAARIPLPNSTAMLENFGDTPCGPEPTVPLSEAFAKSCNTAFVQLGLLTGTDALRNMARAFGLDDTPDPLPLQVAESTVGPISDAAALGMTSIGQKDVALTPLQNAEVAATIANGGVLMRPYLVESLKGPDLANISSTAPYQQRRVVSPQVAAKLTELMVGAEKNAQQKGAIPGVQIASKTGTAEHGTDPRHTPPHAWYIAFAPAQGPKIAVAVLVENGADRLSATGGALAAPIGRAVIEAALQGGP, from the coding sequence ATGAACACCTCGCTGCGCCGGATCTCGATGACCGTGATGGCGTTGATCGTGCTGCTCCTGCTCAACGCCACCATGACGCAGGTCTTCACCGCCGACGGACTGCGCGCCGACCCGCGCAACCAGCGGGTGCTGCTCGACGAGTACTCACGCCAGCGCGGTCAGATCATCGCCGGCGGCCAACTGCTGGCCTATTCGGTGGCCACCGACAGCCGGTTCCGGTTCCTGCGGGTGTACCCGAACCCCGCCGTCTACGCCCCGGTGACCGGGTTCTACTCGCTGCGCTATTCCAGTACCGGGCTGGAGCGGGCCGAGGACCTGCTGCTCAACGGCTCCGATGAGCGCCTGTTCGGCCGGCGGTTGGCCGACTTCTTCACCGGGCGGGACCCGCGCGGCGGAAACGTGGACACCACCATCAACCCGCGCATCCAGCAGGCCGCGTGGGACGCGATGCAGGAAGGCTGCGGCGCTTCGCCCTGCCGAGGCGCCGTCGTGGCGCTGGAACCGTCGACAGGCAAGATCCTGGCGCTGGTCTCGTCGCCGTCGTATGACCCCAACCTGCTGGCCTCGCACAATCCCGACGTGCAGGCCCAGGCCTGGCAAACGCTGCGGGACAGCCCCGACTCGCCGCTGATCAACCGGGCGATCTCCGAGACGTATCCACCCGGCTCCACCTTCAAGGTCATCACCACCGCCGCCGCACTGGCCGCCGGCGCCAACGAGAACCAGCAGCTGACCTCGGCCGCCAGGATTCCGCTGCCCAACAGCACGGCCATGCTGGAGAACTTCGGCGATACCCCGTGCGGCCCCGAACCCACCGTGCCGCTGAGTGAAGCGTTCGCCAAGTCGTGCAATACCGCGTTCGTCCAGCTTGGTCTGCTCACCGGCACCGACGCGCTGCGCAACATGGCGCGCGCCTTCGGCCTGGACGACACACCCGACCCGCTTCCGCTTCAGGTCGCCGAATCCACCGTCGGACCGATCTCCGACGCCGCCGCGCTCGGGATGACCAGTATCGGCCAGAAGGACGTCGCACTGACCCCGCTGCAGAACGCCGAGGTGGCCGCGACGATCGCCAACGGCGGCGTGCTGATGCGCCCCTACCTGGTGGAAAGTCTCAAGGGGCCCGACCTGGCCAATATCAGTTCCACCGCCCCCTATCAGCAGCGCCGCGTGGTGTCGCCGCAGGTCGCCGCTAAGCTAACAGAGCTAATGGTCGGCGCCGAAAAGAACGCGCAGCAGAAAGGGGCCATCCCCGGCGTGCAGATCGCATCCAAGACAGGTACCGCGGAGCATGGCACCGATCCGCGGCACACGCCACCACACGCGTGGTACATCGCCTTCGCCCCCGCGCAGGGCCCCAAGATCGCCGTGGCGGTGCTGGTGGAGAACGGGGCCGATCGCCTGTCCGCGACCGGTGGCGCGCTGGCGGCGCCGATCGGGCGGGCAGTGATCGAAGCTGCGTTGCAAGGGGGACCATGA
- the rodA gene encoding putative FtsW-like protein, giving the protein MTTTELPAPVAVTPPLPTRRNAELLLLVFAAFITVAALMIVEANQERGLHWDLATYGLGFLTLFILAHLALRRFAPYADPLLLPVVALLNGLGLVMIHRLDLVDKEIGRRGHPSANQQMLWTLLGVVSFAFVVSLLKDHRQLARYGYICGLTGLVLLVIPALLPRSLSEQNGAKIWIRLHGFSIQPAEFSKILLLIFFSAVLVAKRNLFTSAGKHLMGMTLPRPRDLAPLLAAWVISVAVMVFEKDLGTSLLLYSSFLVVVYLATQRFSWVVLGMVLFAMGSVAAYYSFEHVRVRVQTWLDPFADPDGNGYQMVQALFSFATGGIFGTGLGNGQPDTVPAASTDFITAAFGEELGLVGLASILMLYTIVIIRGMRTAIATRDSFGKLLAAGLASTLAIQLFIVVGGVTKLIPLTGLTTPWLSYGGSSLLANYVLLAILARISDGARRPLRPRPRKKKSPIAAASTEVIERV; this is encoded by the coding sequence ATGACAACGACGGAACTGCCCGCACCGGTTGCGGTGACTCCTCCGCTACCGACCCGGCGCAACGCCGAGTTGTTGCTGCTCGTTTTCGCCGCCTTCATCACCGTCGCCGCGCTGATGATCGTGGAGGCCAACCAAGAGCGGGGCCTGCACTGGGACCTGGCCACCTACGGGCTGGGTTTCCTGACGCTGTTCATCCTCGCCCACCTGGCGTTGCGGCGCTTCGCGCCCTACGCCGATCCGCTGCTGCTGCCGGTGGTCGCATTGCTCAACGGCCTGGGCCTGGTGATGATTCACCGCCTGGATTTGGTGGACAAGGAGATCGGCCGCCGCGGCCACCCCAGCGCCAATCAGCAGATGCTGTGGACCCTGCTCGGTGTGGTGTCGTTCGCGTTCGTGGTCTCCCTGCTCAAGGATCATCGTCAACTCGCGCGCTACGGCTACATCTGTGGGTTGACGGGTCTGGTGCTGCTGGTCATCCCCGCGTTGCTACCCAGGTCGCTGTCCGAGCAGAACGGCGCGAAAATCTGGATTCGCCTGCACGGCTTCTCCATTCAGCCGGCGGAATTCTCCAAGATTCTGTTGCTGATCTTCTTCTCGGCTGTATTGGTGGCCAAACGCAATCTGTTCACCAGTGCCGGCAAGCATCTGATGGGCATGACGCTGCCGCGCCCTCGGGACCTCGCGCCGCTGCTGGCGGCGTGGGTGATCTCGGTGGCGGTGATGGTCTTCGAGAAGGACCTCGGCACTTCGCTGCTGCTGTACTCGTCGTTTCTGGTGGTGGTGTACCTGGCCACCCAGCGGTTCAGCTGGGTGGTGCTGGGGATGGTGCTGTTCGCGATGGGCAGTGTGGCCGCCTACTACTCATTCGAGCACGTTCGCGTCCGGGTGCAGACATGGCTGGACCCGTTCGCCGACCCCGACGGCAACGGCTACCAGATGGTGCAGGCGCTATTCAGCTTCGCCACCGGCGGCATCTTCGGGACCGGACTGGGTAACGGCCAGCCCGACACCGTGCCCGCGGCGTCGACCGACTTCATCACCGCCGCGTTCGGCGAGGAACTGGGGCTGGTGGGCCTGGCCAGCATCCTGATGCTGTACACCATCGTCATCATCCGCGGGATGCGCACGGCGATCGCCACTCGCGACAGCTTCGGCAAGCTGCTGGCCGCGGGCTTGGCCTCGACGCTGGCCATTCAGCTGTTCATCGTCGTCGGCGGGGTGACCAAGCTGATCCCGCTGACCGGCCTGACCACGCCGTGGCTCTCCTATGGCGGGTCATCGCTGCTGGCCAACTATGTGCTGCTGGCTATCCTGGCCCGAATCTCCGACGGCGCCCGGCGTCCGCTGCGCCCCCGTCCCCGCAAGAAGAAGTCGCCGATAGCCGCGGCCAGCACCGAGGTGATCGAGCGCGTATGA
- the ppp gene encoding serine/threonine protein phosphatase, whose amino-acid sequence MTLVLRYAARSDRGLVRSNNEDSVYAGARLLALADGMGGHAAGEVASQLVVGALAPLDYDEPGGDLLAKLDAAVREGNSAIAAQVEMEPDLEGMGTTLTAILFAGDRIGLAHIGDSRGYLFRDGELTQITKDDTFVQTLVDEGRITAEEAHSHPQRSLIMRALTGHEVEPTLTMREARAGDRYLLCSDGLSDPVSNETIAEALQIPDVAESAYRLIELALRGGGPDNVTVVVADVVDDEIGQTQPILAGAVSGDNDDDQLTLPNTAAGRASAIRPRKEVAKRVAPQEEPPKKPRWPRRRLFLVATLVALLVLAGLFVGQMIIRDNYYVAADNGSVAIMRGVQGSLLGVSMHEVHLVGCVNTQNQVTEAAPGSPGCRPLKLQDLRQSERAAVQSGLPSGTLDDARSQLHKLAASGLLPICQSGTTSPTEPSAPSTNSTGIPDSNTPAPTATSTPSTTATTPGTATTPTTTASASSSNSPTTTSAPPVATETIQPAQKPGVDCRTAA is encoded by the coding sequence GTGACATTAGTCCTGCGCTACGCCGCCCGCAGCGATCGCGGCCTGGTGCGCTCCAACAACGAAGACTCGGTCTATGCCGGAGCGCGACTGTTGGCCCTGGCCGACGGCATGGGCGGCCACGCCGCCGGCGAGGTGGCCTCGCAGTTGGTGGTCGGGGCGTTGGCTCCGCTGGACTACGACGAACCCGGCGGCGACCTGCTGGCCAAGCTGGACGCGGCGGTGCGCGAAGGCAACTCCGCGATCGCCGCACAGGTGGAGATGGAACCCGACCTCGAGGGCATGGGGACCACCCTGACCGCGATCCTGTTCGCCGGCGACCGCATCGGCCTGGCGCATATCGGGGACTCGCGAGGCTACCTGTTCCGCGACGGCGAGCTCACGCAGATCACCAAGGACGACACGTTCGTCCAGACGCTGGTCGACGAAGGCCGCATCACCGCCGAGGAGGCGCACAGCCACCCGCAGCGCTCGTTGATCATGCGCGCGCTGACCGGCCATGAGGTGGAGCCGACGCTGACGATGCGGGAGGCGCGCGCCGGCGACCGCTACCTGCTGTGTTCCGACGGACTTTCCGACCCCGTCAGCAACGAGACCATCGCCGAGGCACTGCAGATCCCCGACGTCGCGGAAAGCGCCTACCGGCTGATCGAGCTGGCGCTGCGCGGTGGCGGCCCGGACAACGTCACCGTCGTGGTCGCCGACGTCGTCGACGACGAGATCGGGCAAACCCAGCCGATACTGGCCGGCGCGGTGTCCGGTGACAACGACGACGACCAGCTGACGCTGCCCAACACCGCGGCCGGCCGCGCGTCGGCGATCAGGCCACGCAAAGAGGTCGCCAAACGTGTTGCGCCCCAAGAGGAGCCACCCAAGAAGCCGCGGTGGCCGCGGCGCCGGCTGTTCCTGGTCGCCACCCTGGTGGCGCTGCTGGTGCTGGCGGGCCTGTTCGTCGGCCAGATGATCATCCGAGACAACTACTACGTCGCCGCCGACAACGGCTCGGTCGCGATCATGCGCGGTGTGCAGGGCTCGCTGCTGGGCGTCTCCATGCACGAGGTGCACCTGGTGGGCTGCGTCAACACACAGAACCAGGTGACCGAGGCCGCGCCCGGCAGCCCCGGTTGCCGGCCGCTGAAACTGCAGGATCTCCGCCAATCCGAGCGGGCCGCGGTGCAGTCCGGGCTGCCGTCCGGCACGCTGGACGACGCGCGTAGCCAGCTGCACAAGTTGGCCGCTTCGGGCCTGTTGCCGATCTGCCAGTCGGGCACCACCTCGCCGACCGAACCATCGGCGCCGTCCACGAACAGCACCGGCATCCCCGACAGCAACACCCCGGCGCCGACCGCAACCAGCACCCCGTCGACGACCGCGACCACGCCCGGTACAGCGACCACCCCAACCACGACCGCCTCCGCGTCTTCCAGCAACAGCCCGACCACAACCTCTGCCCCGCCCGTAGCGACCGAGACCATCCAACCCGCACAAAAACCAGGCGTGGACTGCCGGACAGCGGCATGA
- the fhaB gene encoding FHA domain-containing protein FhaB, translating to MQGLVLQLTRAGFLMLLWLFIWSVLRILRTDIYAPTGAVMVRRGLALRGNLLPSRQRRDSVRYLVVTEGALAGARITLSGQPVLIGRADDSTLVLTDDYASTRHARLSQRGSEWYVEDLGSTNGTYLDRAKVTTAVRVPIGTPVRIGKTAIELRP from the coding sequence ATGCAGGGTTTGGTTCTGCAACTGACGCGTGCCGGGTTCCTGATGCTGTTGTGGTTGTTCATCTGGTCAGTGCTGCGGATCCTGCGCACCGACATCTACGCGCCGACGGGTGCGGTCATGGTGCGGCGCGGGTTGGCGTTGCGTGGCAATCTGCTGCCGTCGCGGCAACGCCGTGACTCGGTGCGCTACCTGGTGGTGACCGAGGGGGCGCTGGCGGGCGCCCGGATCACGCTCAGCGGCCAACCGGTACTGATCGGCCGGGCGGACGACTCGACCCTGGTGTTGACTGACGATTACGCATCGACTCGGCATGCCAGGCTGTCTCAACGTGGTTCGGAATGGTATGTGGAAGACCTAGGTTCGACGAACGGCACTTACCTTGACAGGGCGAAGGTGACGACTGCGGTACGAGTTCCCATAGGTACGCCGGTTCGGATCGGCAAGACGGCAATCGAGTTGCGCCCGTGA
- the amtB gene encoding ammonium transporter has translation MNIDPAATAWLLASTALVLLMTPGLAIFYGGMMRTTGVLNMIMMSFISIPLVTVAWLLVGYSLAFSGGGLGGFLGGLSHAGMAGIGPSTLHGQVPELLYATFQLTFAIITAALVSGAIADRAKFAAWLLFVPVWTIVVYSVVAHWVWAPTGWLAKMGVLDYAGGLVVEIVSGSSALALALVLGPRIGFKVEAMRPHNLPLVLLGVGLLWFGWFGFNAGSALAADGLAAAIFLNTLVAGCLGMLGWLAVEQFRDGKPTTFGAASGVVAGLVAITPSCGTVNTLGAAVVGLVAGVVCSYAILVKFKLNYDDSLDVVGVHFVGGVVGVSLIGLLATAVMTGGPRGLLYGGGLGQLSKQSLAMVVVALYAFGVSFVLAKLIDRFVGFRLSAADEKNGIDLTQHAETAYPEGVYGHQAPRHSASFGDRDESRPRSIDDEDE, from the coding sequence TTGAATATCGATCCCGCCGCCACCGCTTGGCTGCTGGCCAGCACCGCACTCGTGCTGCTGATGACGCCCGGGCTGGCGATCTTCTACGGCGGCATGATGCGCACCACCGGCGTGCTCAACATGATCATGATGAGCTTCATCTCCATTCCGCTGGTCACGGTGGCGTGGCTGCTGGTGGGCTACAGCCTGGCGTTCTCCGGCGGCGGTCTCGGCGGGTTTCTGGGCGGCCTGTCGCATGCGGGGATGGCCGGGATCGGCCCGTCGACCCTGCACGGGCAGGTGCCCGAACTGCTCTACGCCACGTTCCAGTTGACCTTCGCGATCATCACCGCCGCCCTGGTCAGCGGCGCCATCGCCGACCGCGCCAAGTTCGCGGCCTGGCTGTTGTTCGTGCCGGTGTGGACGATCGTGGTGTATTCCGTTGTCGCGCACTGGGTTTGGGCACCGACGGGCTGGCTGGCCAAGATGGGCGTGCTGGACTACGCCGGTGGCCTGGTGGTCGAGATCGTCTCGGGTTCCTCGGCGCTGGCGCTGGCGCTGGTGCTGGGCCCGCGTATCGGGTTCAAGGTGGAGGCGATGCGGCCGCACAATCTGCCTCTCGTGCTGCTCGGGGTGGGCCTGCTGTGGTTCGGCTGGTTCGGGTTCAACGCCGGTTCGGCGCTGGCCGCCGACGGGCTGGCCGCGGCGATCTTCCTCAACACGTTGGTCGCCGGCTGTCTGGGCATGTTGGGCTGGCTGGCGGTGGAACAGTTCCGGGACGGTAAGCCGACCACTTTCGGTGCCGCGTCGGGCGTGGTCGCCGGCCTGGTGGCGATCACGCCGTCGTGCGGCACGGTGAATACCCTGGGTGCCGCCGTCGTCGGGCTGGTGGCCGGAGTCGTGTGCTCGTACGCGATCCTGGTGAAGTTCAAGCTCAACTACGACGACTCGCTGGACGTGGTGGGCGTGCACTTCGTCGGCGGCGTGGTCGGGGTTTCCCTGATCGGGCTGTTGGCCACCGCGGTGATGACCGGCGGCCCGCGTGGCCTCCTGTACGGCGGCGGCCTGGGCCAGCTCAGCAAGCAGTCCCTGGCGATGGTGGTGGTCGCCCTCTATGCCTTCGGGGTGAGTTTCGTGCTGGCCAAGCTGATCGACCGGTTCGTGGGGTTCCGGCTCAGTGCCGCCGACGAGAAGAACGGCATCGATCTGACCCAGCACGCCGAGACCGCTTACCCGGAGGGTGTTTACGGGCATCAGGCGCCGCGCCATTCCGCTTCGTTCGGGGATCGGGACGAGTCCCGGCCGCGGTCCATCGACGACGAGGACGAGTGA